Proteins found in one Opitutaceae bacterium genomic segment:
- a CDS encoding LacI family DNA-binding transcriptional regulator, translated as MPSVSLRQIAEQAGCTRATVCYALQNASNVSVETKRRVHAIAERMGWRPNAELSRQMALTRSTLKDSLRCNIALVIQKPAKELESDPIPRRQFRGAIERAGQLGFNGNVFNLAEEALSPRRLRAIFHSRNVQGVVFVATVGSSFSRDYLNVGKDFATSVAAVRYPEVGYHVAITDFLANGLIACQAMREAGFKRIGAMMPKAVEEPLDYNFSAGLVGGYLKHYGKADLPIIYGASEKIRLVPEDRPAIFRWINTHKFDAVLTSDHYHFAEYIQDYPGRKPRIFSLNYHTGALGAEGGVDQLYELAGAAAVDLVVAQLHRGERGEPGSQKSIQIAGKWIWPRKR; from the coding sequence GTGCCAAGCGTTAGCCTAAGACAAATTGCGGAACAAGCGGGGTGTACGCGCGCCACCGTTTGCTACGCGCTTCAGAATGCCTCGAACGTGTCGGTCGAAACAAAACGCCGTGTGCACGCGATCGCGGAAAGGATGGGCTGGCGGCCCAACGCCGAGCTTTCGCGGCAGATGGCGCTTACGCGCAGCACGCTGAAGGATTCCCTGCGATGCAACATCGCACTTGTGATCCAGAAGCCTGCCAAGGAGTTGGAATCCGATCCGATACCTCGGCGTCAATTTCGAGGGGCGATCGAACGTGCCGGTCAACTCGGATTCAATGGGAACGTTTTCAATCTCGCCGAGGAGGCGTTGTCCCCACGGCGGTTGCGGGCGATTTTCCATTCGAGAAATGTCCAAGGAGTGGTGTTTGTGGCGACCGTGGGCTCCAGTTTCAGTCGCGACTATCTGAATGTTGGAAAGGATTTCGCCACCTCGGTGGCAGCCGTACGCTACCCAGAGGTGGGATACCATGTTGCAATCACCGATTTCCTTGCGAACGGGCTGATCGCATGTCAGGCCATGAGAGAAGCCGGATTCAAGAGGATCGGGGCGATGATGCCGAAAGCGGTCGAAGAACCGCTCGATTACAACTTCAGCGCCGGACTCGTGGGCGGGTACCTCAAGCATTACGGAAAGGCGGACCTCCCGATCATATACGGCGCAAGTGAAAAAATCCGTCTGGTGCCAGAGGATCGCCCGGCGATTTTCCGCTGGATCAACACCCACAAGTTCGACGCGGTTCTCACTTCCGACCACTACCATTTTGCCGAGTACATTCAGGACTATCCTGGCCGGAAACCCCGAATCTTCAGTCTCAACTATCACACAGGGGCGCTCGGTGCCGAAGGTGGCGTGGATCAATTATATGAGCTAGCTGGAGCGGCTGCCGTGGACTTGGTCGTTGCTCAACTGCATCGCGGGGAACGCGGCGAGCCGGGTAGCCAGAAGTCCATACAGATTGCAGGGAAGTGGATTTGGCCTCGAAAGCGGTGA
- a CDS encoding response regulator encodes MQTAFVKVLQGFDDASLLPSPFESMGGMCMNILVAEDDEGFVLLMREIFGAMPEHETLFCGNGLEAWWHLTDPTRQFDVVILDINMPHIDGLTLLARMRNHPSFTEMAVIISTGLTARNKITEAGTLRATHYLVKPFPPSTLIEKVKLVEQQLGMAVKEIRIA; translated from the coding sequence ATGCAAACGGCCTTTGTAAAAGTTTTACAGGGTTTTGACGATGCGTCACTTCTGCCATCCCCCTTTGAGTCGATGGGAGGGATGTGCATGAATATCTTGGTGGCAGAGGACGATGAAGGCTTCGTTCTCCTGATGAGGGAGATCTTCGGAGCAATGCCGGAACATGAGACTCTTTTCTGTGGCAACGGACTGGAGGCGTGGTGGCATCTTACCGATCCGACAAGGCAGTTTGACGTCGTAATCCTCGACATCAATATGCCGCATATTGATGGCCTTACCTTACTTGCAAGGATGCGAAACCACCCGAGCTTCACCGAGATGGCTGTGATCATAAGCACGGGACTGACCGCTCGCAATAAGATCACCGAAGCGGGCACATTAAGGGCGACCCACTACCTCGTGAAACCTTTTCCCCCTTCCACGCTGATCGAAAAAGTCAAGCTTGTGGAGCAGCAGCTGGGGATGGCGGTCAAGGAAATACGCATCGCCTAG
- a CDS encoding cellulase-like family protein encodes MSPPETPLKIEAPLAITMWDFSWIERRWPGAGYESWDLALDELAERGYNAVRIDAFPHLVAENPSRTWEILPVWTTQAWGSPAKVRIQIQPSLSEFISKCAARKIKVGLSTWFRQDSDDLRQAIASPRRHAEIWARTLETLKKDGVLDSVLYVDLCNEWPLYLWAPFFKGGPQGARDWDKPESLVWMRTAVKELRNSFPGIPLTFSFTPEEGPYATPDLSWLDFLEPHLWMANCTSFYRQIDYNYERFEWKGYDALVRHAEKLYRSDPGHWQSSLACRIEDLAEWSRAHQRPLITTECWGVVDYRDWPGLDWGWVKELCEFGVQKAVATGRWAAVATSNFCGPQFVGMWRDVEWHRRLTSQIRSARLPC; translated from the coding sequence ATGTCGCCCCCGGAGACCCCTCTCAAAATTGAAGCACCCCTCGCAATCACCATGTGGGATTTCTCGTGGATCGAACGGCGCTGGCCAGGCGCCGGATACGAATCCTGGGACCTCGCGCTGGATGAACTAGCCGAGCGCGGCTACAACGCAGTGCGGATTGACGCCTTCCCGCACCTCGTCGCGGAAAATCCGAGTCGAACCTGGGAAATCCTCCCTGTTTGGACGACCCAGGCCTGGGGAAGCCCGGCAAAGGTGCGCATCCAAATTCAGCCGTCATTGTCGGAGTTCATATCCAAGTGCGCCGCACGAAAGATAAAAGTGGGGCTTTCCACTTGGTTCAGGCAGGACAGCGATGACTTGCGTCAAGCGATCGCCAGCCCGCGGCGTCATGCGGAGATCTGGGCCCGAACGCTGGAGACGCTCAAGAAAGACGGCGTGCTCGACTCAGTGCTCTATGTCGACCTCTGCAATGAATGGCCGCTTTACCTTTGGGCTCCCTTCTTCAAAGGCGGGCCACAGGGGGCGCGCGACTGGGACAAGCCTGAGTCCCTCGTTTGGATGCGCACGGCTGTGAAAGAGCTGAGGAATTCCTTCCCTGGCATTCCACTGACATTCTCGTTCACGCCGGAAGAGGGTCCCTATGCTACGCCTGACCTGAGCTGGCTTGATTTTCTGGAGCCGCATTTGTGGATGGCTAATTGCACGTCCTTCTATCGCCAGATCGACTACAACTACGAGCGCTTCGAGTGGAAAGGCTACGATGCCTTGGTGCGTCACGCGGAGAAGCTCTACCGCTCAGACCCCGGGCATTGGCAATCAAGCCTGGCCTGCAGAATTGAAGACTTGGCCGAGTGGTCTCGAGCCCATCAAAGGCCTTTGATCACCACTGAATGCTGGGGGGTTGTCGATTACCGCGACTGGCCTGGTTTGGATTGGGGATGGGTCAAGGAGCTCTGCGAGTTCGGTGTCCAAAAGGCTGTGGCGACAGGACGTTGGGCAGCTGTGGCGACTAGCAATTTTTGCGGACCACAGTTCGTCGGGATGTGGCGCGATGTCGAATGGCACCGACGCCTGACCTCACAAATCCGGTCTGCCCGCCTCCCGTGTTGA
- a CDS encoding response regulator produces MAWIVNLAAALAAAGVGAAVTYWSIKRHQASRAQKAAVPLARDTASEAEKELNAIIECAPAAIIRVDGNGTITLANALAEKYFGYAKGELLGKQVDVLLPDSVRKRHPQLFASYLENPATRWLGSGRDLRGRRKDGTEFEIEIGLTPIDTPRGLAVVASIIDISHRKDAEARQRDFESKLQETQKLESLGVLAGGIAHDFNNLLTGILGNANLVAEMLPVSSPAIPLVDDIETAASRAGDLCRQLLAYAGKGRFVVRSINLNQIIEETTHLISISISKTCVLRFNLTPQLPAVLADPTQVRQVIMNLVINASEAIGERSGVIAITTGVVRVDAAYLGTLYRGDDVKQGDYVTLEISDNGCGMDSATLSRIFDPFFTTKFTGRGLGLAAVMGIIRSHQGALKVYSEPGKGTTFKILLPIATDANSTQSTVPLLPSHVWRGSGRVLVADDEETVRTVAARILERHGFEVELACDGSQAIQQYRADPTRFRLVILDLTMPHTDGEETFRQLRHTNPGVRVILMSGFNQQEAVSRFTGKGLAGFVQKPFEVDSLINEIKRVLLTT; encoded by the coding sequence ATGGCGTGGATAGTGAATTTGGCTGCAGCCCTGGCGGCTGCAGGGGTCGGCGCGGCGGTGACCTATTGGTCCATCAAGAGGCATCAAGCCTCCAGAGCCCAGAAGGCAGCCGTTCCTCTTGCCCGGGACACCGCGTCAGAGGCGGAAAAAGAGCTGAATGCCATCATCGAATGCGCTCCGGCCGCGATCATCCGAGTTGATGGAAATGGCACAATTACATTGGCCAACGCCCTCGCAGAAAAATACTTCGGTTACGCAAAGGGGGAGCTACTGGGAAAACAGGTGGATGTGTTGCTCCCCGATTCGGTGAGAAAGAGACACCCTCAGCTCTTTGCCTCGTATTTGGAGAATCCGGCCACCCGGTGGTTGGGTTCGGGGCGCGACCTGCGTGGGCGTCGGAAGGATGGCACTGAATTCGAAATTGAAATCGGTCTGACCCCAATCGATACCCCCCGGGGACTGGCCGTGGTTGCAAGCATCATTGATATCTCTCATCGCAAGGACGCCGAAGCGCGGCAAAGGGACTTCGAAAGTAAACTTCAGGAGACCCAGAAGCTTGAGAGCTTGGGGGTGCTTGCCGGAGGTATCGCACATGATTTCAACAACCTCCTGACTGGCATCTTGGGTAATGCCAACTTGGTCGCGGAGATGCTCCCGGTCTCTTCGCCCGCCATACCGTTGGTGGATGATATCGAGACAGCTGCGTCCCGAGCCGGCGACCTCTGCCGACAACTCTTAGCCTATGCAGGAAAAGGTCGCTTTGTGGTGAGGTCCATCAATCTCAACCAGATCATAGAGGAAACCACGCATCTGATCTCAATTTCGATCAGCAAGACCTGTGTGCTGCGGTTTAACCTTACCCCCCAGCTACCCGCCGTGCTCGCTGACCCGACACAGGTCCGTCAGGTGATCATGAACCTGGTGATCAATGCTTCGGAGGCAATTGGCGAACGAAGTGGTGTGATTGCCATCACGACCGGGGTGGTCCGAGTCGACGCCGCCTACCTGGGCACATTGTACCGTGGAGACGATGTGAAGCAGGGAGACTACGTTACTCTAGAAATCAGCGACAATGGTTGCGGCATGGATTCGGCCACTCTATCGCGGATCTTTGATCCCTTCTTCACCACGAAATTTACTGGACGCGGCCTGGGGCTCGCCGCGGTGATGGGGATTATTCGCAGCCACCAAGGCGCCCTCAAGGTTTACAGCGAGCCGGGCAAGGGGACCACTTTCAAGATACTCCTCCCGATCGCCACCGATGCCAACTCCACTCAGAGCACGGTTCCGTTGCTTCCTTCACATGTGTGGCGCGGTTCGGGTCGTGTGCTGGTAGCGGATGATGAGGAAACGGTCAGGACCGTGGCTGCGCGCATACTCGAACGCCACGGCTTTGAGGTGGAACTCGCTTGTGATGGCTCACAAGCCATTCAGCAGTACCGCGCGGACCCCACCCGCTTTCGCTTGGTGATCCTCGACCTGACAATGCCGCATACCGACGGCGAGGAGACGTTTCGCCAATTGCGACACACCAATCCCGGTGTCCGGGTGATCCTGATGAGTGGGTTCAATCAGCAGGAAGCCGTCAGTCGTTTCACGGGAAAGGGACTGGCGGGGTTTGTCCAGAAGCCATTCGAAGTGGACAGCTTGATAAATGAGATCAAGCGAGTGCTGCTCACGACTTGA
- a CDS encoding endo-1,4-beta-xylanase gives MYSQTPYPAGTRYFSESDQLAGFSLVGSPASVAKVPSSGPGFSEAWRLATLADKQNPWDVQLIRNIPGAVAKNDVAFVRFYARAIETTQETGGASLVVYAQKGSADYDKSLSQELFLTTDWQEYMIPFTWTASYGASQAQIVLGAGFKRQLIEIGGFDTISYGTTLKESDLPRSKSTYVGREPTALWRAAAAARIEQHRKGAFTVEVTDSLGNPVAGATIKVRMQRHAFEFGTAVVATRLVEPSSENTRYRRILLENFNAAGPENDLKALAWQGDWGPGFNQDKTLSALSWLRDHQFTVRGHVLVWPGWSNLPKSITDLKGTANQSTIPNKVLQHIENVVKATREYLAEWDVLNEPFANHDLMDLFGKQIQVDWFKKAREHHPSAKLFLNDYGNDNILRDPAHIAHFEETANYLKANNAPITGIGLQAHMGGNPTPPEALVATLDRYATTIGLPVRITEFDINTRDEEMQADYTRDFYTAAFSHPSTVGIQMWGFWESEHWFPAAAMYRADWSPKPAALAYRKLVFEEWWTNLDGNTDGAGRFSGRGFFGDYIITVEHSGKRFEKRIALSPGSPSTFSLPLSSPKLVNLSTRAPARSGNETLIGGFTVRGEGKKRILIRGVGPALGDFGLSGQLAKPSIKLYSGETLLATRLGWDQSGDGASIAEAASAAGAFALKPASPDAALIATLASGGYSLHVTGSDGGTGIALFEAYEFVENEPANLVNLSTRAFAGKDANIAIAGFVIKGVNSRRILVRGVGPGLQAFNVSGVLARPYLTLVKGDKVIAANGGWEANTDAQDLVNTSQRVGAFALAPGSADSAIVRTLDSGQYSVLVRGADGGTGVVLVEIYDAGS, from the coding sequence ATGTATTCACAAACGCCCTACCCAGCTGGAACTCGTTATTTTTCGGAGTCAGACCAACTCGCCGGTTTCTCACTGGTGGGCTCACCTGCAAGCGTCGCAAAAGTCCCTTCCAGCGGCCCGGGTTTCTCCGAGGCGTGGCGCCTGGCGACGCTTGCCGACAAGCAGAATCCCTGGGACGTTCAGCTGATTCGAAATATCCCGGGGGCGGTCGCAAAGAACGACGTGGCATTCGTCCGGTTCTATGCGCGAGCCATCGAGACCACGCAGGAAACCGGTGGAGCAAGCCTGGTCGTTTACGCGCAGAAAGGGTCTGCAGATTATGATAAGTCACTCAGCCAGGAACTGTTTTTGACCACAGACTGGCAGGAGTACATGATACCATTTACCTGGACGGCGTCTTACGGGGCCTCGCAGGCACAGATCGTCCTCGGCGCTGGCTTCAAACGCCAGCTGATCGAGATTGGCGGTTTCGACACTATCAGCTACGGAACCACGTTGAAGGAGTCCGACCTCCCTCGAAGCAAGTCAACCTATGTCGGACGCGAACCAACCGCGCTCTGGCGGGCTGCAGCCGCTGCTCGGATCGAGCAGCATCGAAAAGGGGCCTTCACTGTCGAAGTCACCGATTCCTTGGGTAATCCGGTGGCCGGGGCAACGATCAAGGTAAGAATGCAGCGTCACGCCTTTGAGTTTGGCACGGCGGTAGTCGCCACGCGGTTGGTCGAACCGAGTTCCGAAAACACAAGATACAGGCGGATTCTCCTCGAGAACTTCAACGCCGCAGGGCCCGAGAACGATCTCAAGGCTCTGGCGTGGCAAGGCGACTGGGGACCGGGATTCAACCAGGATAAGACACTTTCTGCGCTCTCATGGCTGCGCGACCATCAATTCACAGTCCGCGGACACGTCTTAGTCTGGCCAGGCTGGTCGAATCTCCCCAAATCGATCACTGACCTCAAAGGCACCGCGAATCAAAGCACGATTCCGAACAAAGTGCTCCAGCACATCGAAAACGTCGTGAAGGCAACTCGGGAGTACCTGGCTGAGTGGGACGTGCTCAACGAGCCTTTTGCAAATCACGACTTGATGGACCTTTTCGGGAAGCAGATCCAGGTGGATTGGTTCAAGAAAGCACGTGAACACCACCCCTCTGCCAAGCTGTTCCTGAATGATTATGGCAATGACAACATCCTTCGTGATCCGGCGCATATTGCGCATTTCGAAGAGACAGCGAACTACCTAAAGGCCAACAACGCTCCCATCACGGGGATTGGACTACAGGCGCACATGGGCGGCAATCCAACTCCGCCAGAAGCGTTGGTGGCGACGCTCGACCGTTACGCCACGACGATCGGTTTGCCTGTCCGAATTACTGAGTTCGACATAAATACGCGAGACGAGGAGATGCAGGCCGACTACACGCGCGATTTCTATACGGCCGCTTTCAGCCACCCATCCACCGTGGGAATCCAGATGTGGGGATTTTGGGAATCCGAGCATTGGTTTCCTGCGGCGGCGATGTACCGGGCGGATTGGTCGCCCAAACCGGCCGCGCTAGCTTATCGGAAACTCGTCTTCGAGGAATGGTGGACAAATCTGGACGGAAACACCGATGGAGCAGGGAGGTTTTCGGGACGTGGATTCTTCGGCGACTATATCATCACCGTGGAACACTCAGGAAAGCGGTTTGAAAAGCGGATCGCCCTGAGTCCAGGTTCACCGAGCACATTCAGTCTCCCGCTTTCCTCGCCGAAACTCGTCAACTTGTCGACTCGCGCTCCCGCGCGATCAGGAAACGAAACGCTTATAGGCGGCTTCACAGTGAGAGGCGAAGGAAAGAAGCGTATCCTGATTCGCGGGGTGGGCCCTGCGCTGGGTGACTTTGGTCTCTCCGGACAACTCGCCAAACCAAGCATCAAACTATACTCCGGCGAGACCTTGCTCGCCACTCGACTTGGCTGGGACCAATCGGGCGATGGAGCTTCGATAGCCGAAGCCGCTTCAGCCGCGGGTGCATTTGCGTTGAAACCTGCATCACCTGACGCAGCGCTGATCGCCACGCTGGCGTCGGGCGGGTACAGCCTTCACGTGACCGGCTCGGACGGAGGCACGGGCATCGCTCTTTTCGAGGCGTATGAGTTTGTGGAAAACGAACCCGCCAATTTGGTTAACCTGTCGACACGCGCATTTGCGGGGAAAGATGCCAATATTGCCATTGCGGGTTTCGTCATCAAAGGTGTGAACTCGCGCCGGATTTTGGTGCGTGGCGTCGGACCGGGCCTCCAGGCTTTCAATGTTTCCGGGGTACTAGCGCGCCCCTATCTCACATTGGTGAAAGGCGACAAAGTCATCGCCGCAAACGGAGGGTGGGAAGCAAACACGGACGCTCAAGACCTTGTGAACACTTCACAAAGGGTTGGCGCATTTGCATTGGCTCCGGGAAGCGCCGATTCGGCCATCGTGCGTACGCTCGACTCGGGCCAGTACTCGGTGCTTGTAAGGGGCGCTGATGGAGGTACCGGCGTCGTCCTAGTCGAAATCTACGACGCGGGTTCGTAA
- the ffh gene encoding signal recognition particle protein: MFESLTEKLSNALRNLRGVGTLSEENMAEALKEVRTALLSADVHFKVAREFVDRVQQQCVGQEVLKGVTPGQQIIKIIHDELVKLLGEGTTQLSAARPLKVLMVGLHGSGKTTSTAKLGKLLKKRGYRPLVAACDVYRPAAIDQLEILAKQEELAFYSDRQSKDVPAIGAKALQTATESGADAILFDTAGRLQIDHELIEEVKQLRARIQPDEVLLVADGALGQEAVNVAKTFHDALQLTGLVMTKLDGDARGGAALSIKSITGVPIKFIGTGEKTADFDLFYPDRLASRILGMGDVVSLVERAQETIDQKEAEKMAEKLKKADFNLEDFLQQMRQIKKLGSMESILGMMPGMNGIKLDGQAEKQMARTEAIILSMTVQERRKPEILNGRRRQRIANGSGTKIVEVNQLLKQFQQMQQMMKMFKGGGAKKMMRQMEAMKRSGHFPG; this comes from the coding sequence ATGTTTGAATCCCTGACCGAAAAGCTTAGCAACGCCCTGCGCAACCTCCGTGGGGTCGGCACCCTTTCCGAGGAAAACATGGCGGAGGCACTCAAGGAAGTGCGCACCGCACTGCTATCGGCCGACGTGCACTTCAAAGTTGCGCGTGAGTTCGTCGACCGTGTGCAGCAACAGTGCGTCGGTCAGGAAGTACTCAAGGGGGTCACCCCCGGTCAGCAAATTATCAAGATCATCCACGACGAATTGGTGAAGCTGCTGGGCGAGGGAACGACTCAGCTATCGGCCGCTCGCCCACTTAAAGTCCTGATGGTCGGCCTGCACGGCTCCGGCAAAACAACCTCCACCGCCAAGCTGGGCAAACTGCTGAAAAAGCGAGGGTACCGCCCACTGGTCGCTGCCTGCGACGTGTATCGACCGGCGGCCATTGATCAGCTTGAGATCCTGGCCAAGCAGGAAGAACTCGCGTTCTATTCCGACAGGCAATCCAAGGACGTGCCGGCGATTGGCGCAAAAGCACTTCAGACTGCCACCGAGTCAGGCGCGGACGCCATCCTCTTCGACACCGCCGGTCGGCTTCAAATCGACCACGAACTGATCGAGGAGGTCAAACAGCTGCGCGCGCGAATTCAACCGGACGAGGTCCTTCTCGTCGCCGACGGCGCCCTGGGCCAGGAGGCGGTGAATGTCGCGAAGACCTTCCATGACGCCCTTCAACTGACGGGCCTGGTGATGACGAAGCTCGACGGCGACGCCCGCGGAGGCGCGGCCTTGTCGATTAAATCCATCACGGGCGTGCCAATCAAATTCATCGGCACGGGCGAGAAGACGGCCGACTTTGACCTTTTTTACCCGGACCGTCTCGCTTCCCGAATTCTAGGGATGGGCGATGTCGTTTCATTGGTCGAGCGTGCCCAGGAGACAATCGACCAAAAGGAAGCGGAGAAGATGGCCGAGAAGCTCAAAAAGGCCGACTTCAACCTGGAGGATTTCCTGCAACAGATGCGGCAGATCAAGAAACTCGGCTCGATGGAGAGCATTCTGGGGATGATGCCGGGAATGAATGGCATCAAGCTCGATGGTCAGGCCGAGAAGCAGATGGCCCGCACCGAAGCGATTATCCTGTCGATGACGGTTCAGGAAAGGCGCAAGCCCGAGATTCTAAACGGTCGGCGTCGCCAGCGGATTGCGAATGGGTCAGGCACGAAGATCGTCGAGGTCAATCAGCTGCTGAAGCAGTTCCAGCAGATGCAGCAGATGATGAAGATGTTCAAGGGTGGTGGTGCGAAGAAGATGATGCGTCAGATGGAAGCGATGAAGCGCAGCGGCCATTTCCCAGGCTGA
- a CDS encoding Lrp/AsnC family transcriptional regulator, translated as MNPVLKLLLEGGSLTTAQMAQVAGLSVPEVEQHLEQLKKDKIFLGWRPVLDLSREAAAAAAVRAVIEVKVTPERGGGFNRFAERIARFDEVESCYLMSGGYDLLVFVKGASLQRVASFVSEKLSTIEGVLSTSTHFMLRCYKEQGFLLDVTESNSSRLNVAP; from the coding sequence ATGAATCCTGTTCTCAAGCTGTTACTCGAAGGCGGAAGCCTGACGACTGCGCAAATGGCGCAGGTCGCCGGTTTGTCGGTCCCTGAAGTGGAGCAGCACCTGGAACAGCTGAAAAAAGATAAAATCTTCCTCGGCTGGCGTCCGGTGCTCGATCTGTCCCGTGAGGCCGCCGCCGCTGCTGCAGTACGCGCCGTGATTGAGGTCAAGGTGACCCCTGAACGTGGGGGGGGATTCAATCGATTCGCCGAACGCATCGCCCGATTCGATGAGGTTGAGTCCTGCTACCTGATGTCCGGTGGGTACGACCTCCTTGTTTTCGTAAAAGGTGCATCGCTCCAACGGGTTGCCTCTTTTGTGTCCGAGAAGCTTTCGACGATTGAGGGGGTATTGTCGACGTCCACCCACTTCATGCTTCGCTGCTACAAGGAGCAGGGTTTCCTGCTCGACGTGACTGAATCGAACAGCAGCCGGCTAAACGTTGCGCCCTAA